In Heteronotia binoei isolate CCM8104 ecotype False Entrance Well chromosome 5, APGP_CSIRO_Hbin_v1, whole genome shotgun sequence, the DNA window agacttgagaccctggagagccgcttccagtctgagaagacaatactgactttgatggaccaaaggtctgattcagtataaggcagcttcatatgttcatctctcCTTTGTCTCTCAGCTGATCAGTGTCCAAGAGAAATCCTGTTCTCCATCTCAACCGAGGCATTGAAAGTGTTTTTTCCCTAGCATTTTTCCAGTGGCTCTCATATTTTCATGATGTAATCAATTTACAATTGCCTCAATTTATTAATTTCAGGTTCTAGAGGGAATTCAGGCTAGATGACAAAACGGAAGAGGAAGCTGTGCAAATAACAAGCGCAAAAAAGGCACAAGGCTCATGGCAAAACGAAATACCGCTAAGAATAAATGTATCGAACAACTCAACGCATCATAAAGGACCACAAGTTTTAATTACAACCCAGTTGTACTCACTGACTTGAGAAAAATAGAACGCACTAGTCCATACTGACAGCGTCTTTCCCGCAGTCCTTAAAGAGCCCAAGCTCCAATTTCTTTTGCAGTCGTGTAGAGTTGGATTTTGGACTAGAAGCCCTACGAATCATTGAACGTCCCAAATGTGGGATCCAAAGCGCAACGGTGGACCGGTAACAAACTTGTTTCCCAGATGACTGCTTCGTCAGGCGCTGATCCGTTATCCGGGGACTCTCAAGTGAAACAATTGCAGTTGCTCATCGAGTCAGCAATGCTGGTGCTTCCGGCTCTTTAAGCACTGTGGCGAAGACACAGTTAGTATGGACTAGTGCTTTCTATTTTTCTCGAGTTAGCGAGTGATTTGCAACTGGGTTGTAATTGAAACTTGTGCTCCTTTATTATGTGTTTAGTTGTTcagtacatttattctttgcagtattttgttttgccatgagccttgtgcttttttttttttttgcttgatttggtctagaccagggttttccaaacttttcCCCTCCAAGGCCCggttccttctctgtggtccagGCGGAGGACGCTAAGGAAGCGATACAGACACTGCACgccggccaggagctttccccagcctctctgatgtttccaaacattagagagggatgggggagggcttctggccagcgtgCAGTCTCAGTATCGATCCCTGAGCATCCACCGGGCAGAGGACGCTAAGGGAGCGATACAGACACTGCGCACCGCCCTctctaggtttgccaagtccaattcaagaaatatctgggggctttgggggtggagccagaaggctttgggggtggagccaggagacagtgggggcggagccaggaacaagggtgtgacaagcataattgaactccaagggagttctgaccatcacatttaaagggactgcacaccttttaaaatgtcttccttccataggaaataatgaaggataggggcacctgctttgggggctcatagaattggaccacctggtccaattgttttgaaacttggggggtactttggggagaggcactaaatactatactgaaaatttggtgcctctacctcaaaaaactgctccctcagagccccccaaacctccagatcaattccccattataccctatgagaatcaatctccacatagggaataatgaagtgctcaacagactgcccccccccccgacccgtttctggcgactctgaagtgagggattggcctctctactcacgagttgcagccaacttcttccaagtaacacagacaccccatcccaagaggaagcctttccaatcagagactggagcctccggagggggaaagtcacatggtcctctggggcggggcttccccctgccggccagctgactgggggtggaaaggagcctgggaaagcggaagaacccccgctgggacctgggaattggcaagcctagtcctctctgatgtttctgaacagggcaggggctggagcaTGGCAGATaaatagaggggggagggaactgtcAGGCCGCCCctgtgacccggtattgaggtttccgtggcccagtaccgggtcgtgaccctgcaaatgggaaacgctggtcTAGACCCAACTTATTTGTATTTCTGGTGGTCCACagtaaagaatcatagagttggaaaggacctccagagtcatctggtccaacctcctgcactatgcaggaaattcacaagtacctcccccaaacaccacatcccagtgacccctgctccgaGCCTAGAAGATGGCCAAAATATCAGCTCTGCCACCCTCCCAGCCTCTACTCTGCCACCGTCCCTAGCCTCGTTGCCCGCCAGGACATCTGAGCACAGGGAAACTAAAGAGAAAAACACATCCCTCTTTCCTTGGATCTAAGACTTAATGTTTGTGATGTTAAAGAGAAAGAATTTCATAGTTTCAGCTTCCTTGTTCTTGTCATGAGTGCAGACTAGCAGCCTAAATTAAAACCATGTCAGGAGGCACTCATGACTGTTCTCATTAGACTACTTTTCTCTCCATCAGGGTCCTTCTGCAGACCCTCTGCTGTACGTTCAAGTATgaatggctctctctctctcttaaaatgCCCTTCTTTCTCCCTTGTGAAGTCCGTgtcctctctgtcctgttgttggccctccagaggaactggttggccactgtgtgagacagaatgctggactagatagaccactggtctgatccagcagggttcttctgatgttcttatgaaagcctcagtctctctgccctgttgttggtccttcagaggaactggttggccactgtgtgaggcagcatgctggactagatggaccactggtctgatccagcagggttcttttgaCGTTCTTATGAAGTCTCCTTTGGTCTAATTTAACAGATTACTGTGTGCATGGAACCTCTGCATCCGGAGTTCTTTTCCTGCAACACCCCACCCACCCTCTAACTGGGAAATAAAGACTAAGAGATCTTCATTCCGAATCAGTTAAGAGGAAGGGAGCCTTGactccaaaagcttatacctagaatgcATTTTTAGTCTTTAGGCACTACTCAGCTAAAAATTAGGTATTTGTGGAAAGTGTCATATCATCACTCCAggtctctctttctttcagcaGGAGACTTGTGGCAGTCAGGTGTGAAAGAGGAGTTTGAATATTTGGATGCaccaagaaagaaggaaagaaaacatcCAACTAAGTGGAGGAATAATCCCAGCCTTTTACCGAGGGATGACTCTCTATGGCAAAAAATATTCCATGGAAACAACAGGAATGAGTGCATTGCAAGCAGGGAAAATTTCACTGAAAAATCAGGTATTAGTATTCAACAAAGGATGTGTATCGGAATAAAAATATATCAATGCCTGGATTGTGGCAAATGTTTCAGGCACAGCGGGCActttacttcccatcaaagaactcacacaggggagaaaccatatgcatgcctggagtgtgggaaaagcttcagcgtGAGTTATAGGCTTAATcgccatcaaagaacccacacaggggagaaaccatataaatgcttggagtgtgggaaaagcttcagtgagAGTTATAGGCTTAATCGCCATCAAAGGAGTCACACAgcggagaaaccatacaaatgcctggaatgtggggaaaacTTCAGTAAGAGTTCTAGTCTTGATTCTCATCAAAGaatacacacaggggagaaaccatatcaaTGCCTGGCATGCTGGAAAAGCTTCAGTAAGAGTTCTAGTCTTATTTCCCATCatagaattcacacaggggagaaaccatataaatgccaggactgtgggaaaagcttcagtcagagtagcactcttacttcccatcaaagaattcacacaggggagaaaccttataaatgcttggagtgtgagAAAAGCTTCAGTGAGAGTGGAAAACTTGCTTcccatcagagaactcacactggTGAGAAACTGTATgagtgcctggagtgtgggaaatgcTTCCGTGACAATGGACAACTTACTTCCCAtcgaagaactcacacaggggagaaaccatataaatgcctggagtgtgggaaaagcttcagtgaaAATGGAAAACTTACTTCCCATCGAAGaagtcacacaggggagaaaccttataaatgcctggagtgtgggaaaagctttagtCAGAGTAATGGCCTTACTTTCCATCGAAGAATGCACaagggggagaagccatataaatgccagGAGTGTGGGGAAAGTTTTAGACAGAGTTCCAATTTTATTCGCCATCGAagggttcacacaggggagaaaccatataaatgcctggaatgtgggaaaagcttcagggaAAGTGGAAAACTTACTTTGCATCGAAGAATTCactcaggggagaaaccatatcagTGTCTGGATTGTGGGAAAAGTTTCAGTCAGAGTAATGCTCTTACTTCCCAtcgaagaactcacacaggggagagaccataTAAATGCCAGGAGTGTGGGGAAAGCTTCAGTCAGAGTAATATTCTTACTACCCATCGAAGAACTCATACGagggagaaaccatatgaatgcctggagtgtgggaaaagcttcagtcacagTGGAAAACTTGCTTCCCATcggagaactcacacaggagagaaaccacaTGAATGCCTAGAGTGTGGGAAACGCTTTAGTGACAGTAGAAGACTTACTTCccaccaaagaactcacacaggggagaaaccatataaatgccaaGAATGTGGGAAAAGTTTCAATCGGAGTGACAGTCTTACTTCCCATCGAAGagttcacactggggagaaaccatatcaatgcctggagtgtggaaaaagttTCAGTAAGCGTTCCAGGTTTACTTCCCATCAAAAATTTCACACAGGGTAGGAACCATACAAATGCACGGGGCATGAGAAAAGCTTCACTGGCCCTTCGTACGCAGGATCCCAGCAGTCAAGCCTTTAAACATAAATTCAGATGTGTTTGCCTGCTTTTCgcagtatttcttttttttcccgTCCAGTGTATGGTGTGCATTTATGCTGCACCTACAACTAAAAAACCCACATTTTTTTAATTGGGGTGGGAACATTGCTTGCGATGTGGGAAGGGTGGTGTCcaattttttctgtttttaattgAAAACAGAAAAGAGCTATTGTAATCCTAAGTTTCCGGAGACAGCCAAAATGCCCTACTCAAGTGTGTCCACTAAAGCATTAAACAGAAAAAATGTCTTCCAAGTTTCCCATCCTGTTGtctttttatttaaatttaatgTCGAATGTAATTCCctgttgatttatttaaaaagtaaaaggtaaaggtagtcctctgtgcaagcaccagtcgtttccaactctggggtgacgttgctttcacgaccatttcacggcagactttttacagggtggtttgccattgccttccccagtcctctatgcttcccccccagcaagcaggggactcattttaccgacctcagaaggatggaaggctgagtcaacctcaagctggctacctgaaaacccagcttccaccgggatcaaactcaagtagtgagcagagcttaggactgcaatactgcagctttaccactctgagccacggggctcttcttggaCCCTCAGAAGACCCCCACAAAACAGAACCTGAAGAGGGCAAAGGAGAATTTTGGGAGGAGATTTTCCCTTCTGTCTTGAAATGGAAGCAGGAGGGTCCGCTCTTGACCCCACAGGTGATTATTTGCCCCATGTTTGATGCTTTGGGGGTATTTTTCCTGCCTCTACACAGCACCCTGCAGCCCTTGGGCGTCTGCCAGAGTTTCCCCCAGGCTTTTCTGCTGTCTTGGCCCAAAGCTGTTGTGGGGTGAAGCTGAATTtaggaaactggggagggggggatggctGCCAATTGAAATCCCCCCCTCCAAATGGCAGCTTTTTTGCTTTCCTGGGTATGGGGCGTATAAGTTTTGGGGGGTTTTATTGGGTGTATAAGTTTTGGTTTCTTTGGCAGTTGACTGGTGTCTAGGCATGACGACACATTTGTTGGGACGTGCCAATATATTAATATTAAACTGATGGTTTTTATAGCCCCATGGCAcggagtggtaaaactgcagtattgcagtccgagctctctgctcacaacctgagttcgatcccagcagaagctgggttttcaggtagctggctccaggttgactcagccttccatccttctgaggtcggtaaaaggagcacccagcttgctggggggaaagtgcagatgactggggaaggcaatggcaaaccaccccgtaaaaagtctgccatgaaaacgttgtgaaagcgatgtcaccccagactttttacggggtggtttgccattgccttccccagtcatctaccctttccccccaacagcaagctgggtactcattttatcgacctcagaaggatggaaggctgagtcaacctggagccggctacctgaatccagcttccgccgggatcgaactcaggtcgtgagcagagagttcagactgcagtactgcagctttaccactctgcgccacggggctctatatttattttagtatatttctattccgcccattccccatagtgCTCACGGCGGAGTACAacgtatgataaaacaataaaatacaataaaaacattcaataaacagacaactcaacagcactcagattaccatgccatcacatattgcccagccgagccatctcacatcatggcagtttttattccatttcctagcacagacgacagtgctggccggggaggccaatcAGATCAAGAAATAGacacccgcagcctcagctaaaatcctggaggaacagctccgtttttcAGACCTcgcggaaggctaataagccaggtagcaCACGGATCTCAAAAGGgagctgattcccccccccttttttcgtTCATTTGCATTCTACTACTCGCTCCTTCGTGCTCAgtaccaccacctcctcccaccGACTGGGGAGGCTTCCTAGGCACCggcacccctgccctatactgctggggtccccaacccctggaccGTGGACCGGttccagtccgtggcctgttagcaaccgggccgtgagttttataattatttcattatatattacaatgtagtaatataTTACAATGTATTACAATAGTAATATATAttacaacaggggtggggaaccctttttctgccaagggccatatggatatttataacatcatttgcgggccataaaaaatcatcaacttaaaaaaacagtgcttcgCTGAGGGAGACGGatttaggccagcaaaattaatgcaaataattgtttttctatttgaagtcatgtggggagggcc includes these proteins:
- the LOC132571081 gene encoding zinc finger protein 91-like isoform X6 translates to MCIGIKIYQCLDCGKCFRHSGHFTSHQRTHTGEKPYACLECGKSFSVSYRLNRHQRTHTGEKPYKCLECGKSFSESYRLNRHQRSHTAEKPYKCLECGENFSKSSSLDSHQRIHTGEKPYQCLACWKSFSKSSSLISHHRIHTGEKPYKCQDCGKSFSQSSTLTSHQRIHTGEKPYKCLECEKSFSESGKLASHQRTHTGEKLYECLECGKCFRDNGQLTSHRRTHTGEKPYKCLECGKSFSENGKLTSHRRSHTGEKPYKCLECGKSFSQSNGLTFHRRMHKGEKPYKCQECGESFRQSSNFIRHRRVHTGEKPYKCLECGKSFRESGKLTLHRRIHSGEKPYQCLDCGKSFSQSNALTSHRRTHTGERPYKCQECGESFSQSNILTTHRRTHTREKPYECLECGKSFSHSGKLASHRRTHTGEKPHECLECGKRFSDSRRLTSHQRTHTGEKPYKCQECGKSFNRSDSLTSHRRVHTGEKPYQCLECGKSFSKRSRLNRHQRTHTGEKPYECLECGKSFSQNNALTCHRRIHTGEKPYECPECGKRFTESGKLTSHRRTHTVEKPYECLECGKSFTHSSGLTSHRRTHTGEKPYNCLDCGKSFSKSGKLTLHRRTHTGERLYKCLECGESFNQSSTLMSHQRTHTVERPYKCHECGKSFSWSENLICHQRVHSGEKPYKCLECGESFSENGKLTLHQRVHTGEKPYKCQLCWKSFRWNDNLISHQRVHTGENLYNCLECGKSFRESRKLNLHRKIHSGEKPYKCLECGKSFNRNDNLASHRRTHTAEKPYKCQECGKSFTDSSTLTSHRRIHTGEKPYKCQVCGKSFSWHDNLTSHRRIHTGEKPYKCLECGKCFRENSKLTLHRRIHTGEKPYKCQECGKSFGRNDYLTSHRRTHRGETI